The Sphingobium sp. BYY-5 genome contains a region encoding:
- a CDS encoding NAD(P)H-dependent glycerol-3-phosphate dehydrogenase — MKAGVIGAGAWGTALAQLLASDGQPVALWALEPDVVDAINRRHENPLYLANIPLSSSIEATGAMADLAACDLLLVVSPAQHLRSVVRQAPAGVPLVLCSKGIEAGTSLLMSEVAAQAQPASPIAILSGPTFAHEVAKGLPTAITLACEDPVLGERLASRIARSTFRPYLSDDVIGAEIGGAVKNVLAIACGVAEGAGLGLNARAALISRGFAEMTRFGLARGARAETLGGLSGLGDLVLTCSSTNSRNFSLGKGLGEGQSAAALLSNRRTVAEGAHTAPVLRDAARAAGVEMPVVEAVCALLADAAPLAAVIDALLARPLRPE, encoded by the coding sequence TGGGGCACGGCGTTGGCGCAGTTGTTGGCCAGCGACGGCCAGCCGGTCGCCCTCTGGGCGCTGGAGCCGGACGTGGTCGACGCGATCAACAGGCGTCATGAAAACCCGCTCTACCTCGCCAATATCCCCCTTTCCTCCTCGATTGAGGCGACCGGCGCCATGGCCGACCTGGCCGCCTGCGACCTGTTGCTGGTGGTCAGCCCCGCCCAGCATCTGCGCAGCGTGGTGCGCCAAGCGCCCGCCGGTGTGCCGCTGGTCCTCTGCTCCAAGGGCATTGAGGCGGGCACCAGCCTGCTCATGTCGGAGGTTGCCGCGCAGGCGCAGCCCGCTTCCCCCATCGCCATCCTTTCTGGCCCCACCTTCGCGCATGAAGTGGCGAAGGGGCTACCGACCGCCATTACCCTGGCCTGCGAAGATCCGGTGTTGGGCGAACGGCTCGCCAGCCGCATCGCCCGGTCGACCTTCCGCCCCTATCTGTCCGACGACGTCATAGGCGCGGAGATTGGCGGCGCGGTCAAGAATGTGCTCGCCATCGCCTGCGGCGTGGCCGAAGGGGCAGGCTTGGGCCTCAACGCCCGCGCCGCGCTCATCAGCCGGGGTTTCGCCGAAATGACCCGTTTCGGCCTGGCGCGCGGCGCGCGGGCGGAAACGCTGGGTGGTCTGTCGGGCCTCGGTGACCTCGTCCTGACCTGCTCGTCCACCAATTCGCGCAACTTCTCGCTCGGCAAGGGGTTGGGCGAGGGGCAGAGCGCCGCCGCGCTGCTTTCCAACCGCCGTACCGTGGCCGAAGGCGCGCATACCGCGCCGGTGCTGCGTGACGCGGCGCGTGCGGCGGGCGTGGAAATGCCGGTGGTCGAGGCAGTATGCGCACTGTTGGCCGACGCCGCGCCGCTTGCCGCCGTTATCGACGCGCTGCTCGCGCGTCCGTTGCGTCCTGAATAA
- a CDS encoding lipopolysaccharide biosynthesis protein, which translates to MTQGEQAILATEAIPPQDRDDIAALAKGGRTNVFGFLLRLAARLPFLFIAGRWYGADALGRFAYAVLVVEFVAQIATLGLKRGLAGALAQTERPHNHVVTDAMAVTLIASLAGSLLLIIVPQAMFPNSGINGLDRLLALVVIAVAGSDVALAACAYRFDVGATVRARSIIEPWTISIGAFVFAFYSTRDGLILSYATSMIAALVASIIPMARHYGLPRGWKPDAGRLWRLARRNLPLAAADGVEWGSRRLDMAILGLFVSPAVIGVYYVAQQVASLPQKLKTSFDPILGPVITRNLAENNLAAIARQVSQVGFWIIAAQAGIALALGIPGEAVMGLVGPHFVGGTGALAFLLLAEVVAATAVVSESALVYIARHRNLMISLVMIGLQAAFSFALIFAARGMELPVMWIAAAPALALCLALGVGALVKARLLSRLLDAPINAWRWPLLSAAGVACIVGAAFVALPPRFEWVELVVGIWAILGVYGVVIWRWGFGPEDRALFRKQKAS; encoded by the coding sequence ATGACGCAGGGAGAACAGGCTATTTTGGCGACGGAGGCAATCCCTCCCCAGGACCGTGATGATATCGCTGCCCTGGCAAAGGGCGGGCGGACCAATGTCTTCGGCTTCCTGCTGCGCCTTGCCGCGCGTTTGCCCTTCCTGTTCATCGCGGGTCGCTGGTATGGCGCCGATGCGCTGGGCCGCTTCGCCTATGCCGTGCTGGTGGTGGAGTTTGTCGCCCAGATCGCGACCCTGGGCCTCAAGCGCGGCCTGGCGGGCGCGCTGGCCCAGACCGAGCGGCCGCATAATCATGTCGTGACCGACGCGATGGCCGTGACCCTCATCGCGTCGCTGGCCGGTTCTCTCCTCCTTATCATTGTTCCCCAGGCGATGTTTCCCAACAGCGGCATCAACGGGTTGGACCGGTTGCTGGCGCTGGTGGTGATCGCGGTCGCGGGATCGGACGTGGCGCTGGCCGCCTGTGCCTACCGTTTCGATGTCGGCGCGACCGTGCGCGCCCGTTCGATCATCGAACCCTGGACGATCAGCATCGGCGCTTTCGTATTCGCCTTCTATTCGACCCGCGACGGCCTCATTCTCTCCTATGCCACGTCGATGATCGCCGCGCTGGTCGCCTCGATCATTCCGATGGCCCGGCATTATGGCCTGCCGCGCGGCTGGAAGCCTGATGCCGGGCGGCTCTGGCGTCTGGCGCGGCGCAACCTGCCGCTCGCCGCCGCCGACGGCGTGGAATGGGGTTCGCGCCGGCTCGACATGGCGATCCTTGGCCTGTTCGTCAGTCCGGCGGTGATCGGCGTCTATTATGTCGCGCAGCAGGTCGCCTCGCTGCCGCAAAAGCTCAAGACCAGCTTCGACCCGATCCTGGGGCCGGTCATCACCCGCAACCTTGCCGAAAATAACCTTGCCGCCATCGCCCGGCAGGTCAGCCAGGTCGGCTTCTGGATCATCGCGGCGCAGGCAGGCATCGCGCTTGCCCTGGGTATCCCCGGCGAAGCGGTGATGGGTCTGGTCGGTCCGCATTTCGTCGGCGGAACGGGCGCGCTCGCCTTCCTGCTGCTGGCCGAAGTCGTTGCCGCCACCGCCGTGGTCAGCGAATCGGCGCTGGTCTATATCGCCCGGCACCGGAACCTGATGATCTCGCTCGTCATGATCGGGCTGCAAGCGGCCTTCAGCTTCGCCCTGATTTTCGCGGCGCGCGGTATGGAACTGCCGGTCATGTGGATCGCCGCCGCGCCCGCGCTGGCGCTCTGCCTGGCGCTGGGGGTCGGCGCCCTGGTCAAGGCGCGGCTGCTTTCGCGTCTGCTCGACGCGCCGATCAATGCCTGGCGCTGGCCGCTTTTGAGCGCGGCGGGCGTCGCTTGCATCGTCGGCGCCGCCTTCGTCGCCCTGCCGCCACGTTTCGAATGGGTCGAACTGGTGGTCGGCATATGGGCGATCCTGGGCGTCTATGGCGTGGTCATCTGGCGCTGGGGCTTCGGCCCGGAAGATCGCGCGCTTTTCCGCAAGCAGAAGGCGAGCTGA
- a CDS encoding adenosine kinase — MTASAPTLPTTLDVVAIGNAIVDVLARSDDAFLAEHALTKGGMQLIDAEMAETLYADMPQAKEISGGSAANTLAGLAALGKKCGFIGQVNEDQLGAVFTHDVRALGIRYDTPVMHGEVPTARCLILVTPDAQRTMNTFLGASQFLPEAALDLDMIRSAGVLYLEGYLWDPEQPRAAMRAAIDAARGAGRKVAFTLSDNFVIDRHRADFLDLIDQGQIDILFSNEGEIQSLAQVDDFDTALARFADKVPVLVSTRSEKGAVAIVDGVRHEAPAAPVTQIVDTTGAGDLFASGFLAAHIEGRSVEDALALGAAAAAEVISHWGARPEQDLGVIRDALFA, encoded by the coding sequence GTGACCGCATCCGCCCCTACGCTGCCCACTACACTGGACGTCGTCGCGATCGGCAACGCCATCGTCGATGTTCTCGCCCGCAGCGATGACGCCTTTCTGGCCGAACATGCGCTGACCAAGGGCGGGATGCAGCTCATCGACGCCGAAATGGCCGAAACGCTTTATGCCGACATGCCTCAGGCAAAGGAAATCAGCGGCGGATCGGCCGCAAATACGCTGGCGGGCCTGGCCGCGCTGGGCAAGAAGTGCGGCTTCATCGGCCAGGTCAATGAGGATCAGTTGGGCGCGGTGTTCACGCATGACGTGCGGGCGCTGGGCATCCGGTACGACACGCCGGTCATGCATGGCGAAGTGCCGACCGCACGCTGCCTGATCCTGGTGACGCCCGACGCGCAGCGGACGATGAACACTTTCCTGGGCGCATCGCAGTTCCTGCCGGAAGCGGCGCTGGACCTGGACATGATCCGTTCGGCAGGCGTCCTCTATCTCGAAGGTTATCTGTGGGACCCAGAGCAGCCGCGCGCGGCGATGCGGGCGGCGATCGACGCGGCGCGCGGCGCGGGCCGCAAGGTGGCCTTCACCCTGTCCGACAATTTCGTGATCGACCGGCATCGCGCCGACTTTCTGGACCTGATCGACCAGGGGCAGATCGACATTCTCTTTTCCAACGAGGGTGAGATTCAATCGCTGGCGCAGGTTGACGATTTCGACACGGCGCTGGCCCGCTTTGCCGACAAGGTGCCGGTGCTGGTGTCGACCCGCAGCGAAAAGGGTGCGGTGGCGATCGTTGATGGCGTGCGCCATGAAGCGCCAGCCGCCCCGGTCACGCAGATCGTCGACACGACGGGCGCGGGCGACCTGTTCGCATCCGGCTTCCTGGCCGCGCATATCGAGGGCCGCAGCGTCGAAGACGCGCTGGCGCTGGGCGCGGCGGCGGCGGCTGAGGTGATCTCGCACTGGGGGGCGCGGCCGGAGCAGGATCTGGGCGTGATCCGCGACGCGCTGTTCGCCTGA
- a CDS encoding EI24 domain-containing protein encodes MVLTAVLRAFPSIFHGAALRLMGKTLVLTLLLFALLAAALWAGFHGVRLHFGWGGGMYAEATATVLIVIAAGWLLFRAMAMAVMGLFADDIVEAVERNDYPHAAARPVGWARSLRFALASLGRTIGWNLIALPAYVLLLVTGVGTIGLFLAINAYLLGRDMADMVEPRHPALPPLSRGGRWLMGLVSALLFLVPLVNLLAPIFSAAMAVHMLLGRKKTI; translated from the coding sequence ATGGTTCTGACCGCGGTCCTGCGTGCCTTTCCCTCCATTTTCCACGGCGCGGCCCTGCGCCTGATGGGCAAGACGCTGGTTCTGACCCTTTTGCTGTTCGCGCTGCTGGCCGCTGCTCTTTGGGCCGGATTTCATGGCGTCAGGCTGCATTTCGGCTGGGGCGGCGGCATGTATGCCGAAGCGACAGCGACCGTGCTGATCGTGATCGCGGCGGGCTGGCTGCTGTTCCGCGCCATGGCAATGGCGGTGATGGGCCTCTTCGCCGACGACATTGTCGAAGCGGTCGAGCGCAATGACTATCCCCACGCCGCCGCCCGGCCGGTGGGCTGGGCGCGCAGCCTGCGCTTTGCGCTCGCCTCGCTGGGACGGACGATCGGCTGGAACCTCATCGCATTGCCCGCCTATGTGCTGCTGCTGGTGACGGGGGTTGGGACGATCGGCCTGTTCCTTGCGATCAATGCCTATCTGCTTGGCCGCGACATGGCGGACATGGTGGAGCCGCGCCATCCCGCGCTGCCGCCCTTGTCGCGTGGCGGCCGGTGGCTCATGGGCCTCGTTTCGGCGCTTCTCTTCCTGGTTCCGCTGGTCAACCTGCTTGCGCCGATCTTCAGCGCGGCTATGGCGGTTCACATGCTGCTCGGACGAAAGAAGACCATATGA
- the gltX gene encoding glutamate--tRNA ligase: MTVITRFAPSPTGNLHVGNIRAALHNWLWARKSGGQFLLRLDDTDLERSRPEYADSIRADLAWLGLHWDGEEKQSNRFALYEAQFAALKASGHVYPAYETSQELDLRRKVLLGRGLPPVYDRAALSLTPEQVAAHEAEGRKPHWRFKLDHDQPIVWTDLIRGDQRFDPRLLSDPVIRRADGSWLYMLPSVIDDVDMGVTHVLRGEDHVSNTATQIQMFAALGASLPQFAHEALLTGSEGKLSKRLGSLGVAHFREIGLEPMAIASLMARLGSSQPVEPFADMTPLIDSFDFAHFGRAPARFDEGELATLNQKIVHMLPYADVADRLPDGMDEAAWDAIRPNLETVAGAADWWRIVTGPIDVPAVADEDRDFLTAAHRILTAAPFDADIWRTLTGALKDETGRKGKTLFLPLRRALTGLDHGPDMGQLLPLIGQEQALARLQS; this comes from the coding sequence ATGACCGTCATCACCCGCTTCGCCCCGTCGCCGACCGGCAATCTCCATGTCGGCAATATCCGTGCCGCGCTCCATAATTGGCTGTGGGCGCGCAAGTCGGGCGGCCAGTTCCTGCTGCGCCTCGACGACACCGACCTGGAACGTTCGCGCCCGGAATATGCGGATTCGATCAGGGCGGACCTGGCCTGGCTCGGCCTTCATTGGGACGGGGAGGAGAAGCAGTCCAACCGCTTCGCCCTCTATGAGGCGCAGTTCGCGGCGCTCAAGGCGTCGGGCCATGTTTACCCGGCCTATGAAACGAGCCAGGAACTGGACTTGCGCCGCAAGGTGCTGTTGGGGCGCGGCCTGCCGCCGGTCTATGATCGCGCTGCCCTGTCCCTAACCCCGGAGCAGGTGGCAGCTCATGAAGCCGAAGGGCGCAAGCCCCATTGGCGCTTCAAGCTGGATCACGACCAGCCCATCGTCTGGACCGACCTTATCCGTGGCGACCAGCGTTTCGATCCCAGGCTGCTGTCCGACCCGGTGATCCGCCGCGCTGACGGCTCCTGGCTCTACATGCTCCCGTCGGTGATCGACGATGTGGACATGGGCGTCACCCATGTCCTGCGCGGGGAGGATCATGTGTCCAACACCGCTACGCAGATCCAGATGTTCGCCGCGCTGGGCGCTTCGCTGCCGCAATTCGCCCATGAAGCGCTGCTGACCGGCAGCGAAGGCAAGCTGTCGAAGCGCCTGGGTTCGCTGGGCGTCGCCCATTTTCGCGAGATCGGCCTGGAACCCATGGCCATTGCTTCGCTGATGGCGCGTCTCGGCAGTTCGCAGCCGGTCGAACCCTTTGCGGACATGACCCCGCTGATCGACAGTTTCGACTTCGCCCATTTCGGCCGCGCGCCCGCGCGCTTCGATGAAGGGGAATTGGCGACCCTCAACCAGAAGATCGTGCATATGCTGCCCTATGCGGATGTGGCTGACCGCCTGCCCGACGGCATGGACGAAGCCGCCTGGGATGCGATCCGCCCCAATCTGGAGACGGTGGCGGGCGCGGCCGACTGGTGGCGCATCGTCACCGGCCCGATCGACGTGCCGGCCGTGGCCGATGAAGACCGGGATTTCCTGACCGCCGCCCATCGCATCCTGACCGCCGCCCCGTTCGACGCCGACATCTGGCGCACGCTGACCGGCGCATTGAAGGATGAGACGGGCCGCAAGGGCAAGACGCTGTTCCTGCCGCTGCGCCGGGCGCTGACAGGGCTGGATCACGGCCCGGACATGGGGCAGTTGCTGCCGCTGATCGGGCAGGAACAGGCCCTGGCCCGCCTCCAGTCCTAG
- a CDS encoding NAD+ synthase, with translation MTDKLVIALAQMTQSVGDLQANADAMLAWRDRAKGADLIVYPELQLIGYPPEDLVLKPALVDRANHELDRMAQATADGGPAMLVGTVVASQGVLFNVVALLEDGAVTAIRQKRELPNYGTFDEKRLFAPGPLPAPIDFKGVKIGVPICEDIWFPFVTAHLKAEGAEILISPNCSPYEIDKDDRRLNAVGGTRVRETGLPLVYLNRVGGQDELVFDGASFVMNGDLGLAHQMPDWEESLTLTTWEKWDGQWVCLPGEAHDLDPRPADIYNAMVLGLRDYVNRNRFPGVVLGLSGGIDSALSAAVAVDALGADRVWCVMMPSRFTSQDSLDDAVECARLLGVRYDTIPIEPAVGAFDAMLAPAFAGRQRDLAEENIQSRIRGVTLMALSNKFGHMLLTTGNKSEMSVGYATIYGDMAGGYSVLKDAYKTTVFDLCRWRNENVPSLGEGLGPSGPVMPERVITKPPSAELRDNQKDEDSLPPYEVLDPILYGLVEEELSVEQLVARGFDRDTVARIERLLYIAEYKRRQSPPGVKLGTRNFGRDRRYPITNAFRTI, from the coding sequence ATGACCGACAAACTCGTGATCGCCCTGGCCCAGATGACTCAGTCGGTGGGCGACCTTCAGGCCAATGCCGACGCCATGCTCGCCTGGCGCGACCGGGCGAAGGGCGCGGACCTCATCGTCTATCCCGAACTCCAACTCATCGGCTATCCGCCTGAGGATCTGGTGCTGAAGCCCGCTCTGGTCGATCGCGCCAATCATGAACTGGACCGCATGGCGCAGGCGACCGCGGACGGCGGCCCGGCGATGCTGGTCGGCACCGTCGTCGCCTCGCAGGGCGTGCTCTTCAACGTGGTCGCCCTGCTGGAAGATGGCGCGGTCACCGCGATCCGGCAGAAGCGCGAACTGCCCAATTACGGCACGTTCGACGAAAAACGCCTGTTCGCGCCCGGCCCGCTCCCCGCGCCGATCGATTTCAAGGGCGTGAAGATCGGCGTGCCGATCTGCGAGGATATCTGGTTCCCCTTCGTCACCGCGCATCTGAAGGCCGAAGGTGCGGAAATCCTCATCAGCCCGAATTGCAGTCCCTATGAGATCGACAAGGACGACCGCCGCCTGAACGCCGTCGGGGGCACCCGCGTGCGCGAAACCGGCCTGCCGCTCGTCTATCTGAACCGCGTCGGCGGGCAGGACGAGCTGGTGTTCGACGGTGCGTCCTTCGTGATGAACGGCGACCTCGGCCTGGCGCATCAGATGCCCGACTGGGAAGAATCGCTGACGCTGACGACCTGGGAGAAATGGGACGGCCAATGGGTCTGCCTGCCCGGAGAGGCGCATGATCTCGATCCGCGCCCGGCGGACATCTACAATGCCATGGTGCTGGGCCTGCGCGACTATGTGAACAGGAATCGCTTCCCCGGCGTGGTGCTGGGCCTGTCGGGCGGTATCGATTCGGCGCTGTCCGCCGCCGTCGCCGTCGATGCGCTTGGCGCCGACCGGGTCTGGTGCGTGATGATGCCGTCGCGCTTCACCAGCCAGGACAGCCTGGACGATGCGGTGGAATGTGCGCGCCTGCTGGGTGTCCGCTACGACACCATCCCGATCGAGCCGGCGGTCGGCGCCTTCGACGCGATGCTTGCCCCGGCCTTCGCGGGGCGCCAGCGCGACCTGGCCGAGGAGAATATCCAGTCCCGCATCCGGGGCGTGACGCTGATGGCGCTGTCCAACAAGTTCGGCCACATGCTGCTCACCACCGGCAACAAGAGCGAGATGTCGGTCGGCTACGCCACCATTTATGGCGACATGGCGGGCGGATATTCGGTGCTGAAGGACGCCTACAAGACCACGGTGTTCGACCTCTGCCGCTGGCGCAACGAGAATGTCCCTTCGCTGGGCGAAGGGTTGGGGCCTAGCGGCCCCGTGATGCCTGAGCGCGTTATCACCAAGCCGCCCAGCGCCGAACTGCGCGACAATCAGAAGGATGAAGACAGCCTGCCGCCCTATGAGGTGCTGGACCCGATCCTCTATGGCCTGGTCGAGGAGGAATTGTCGGTCGAGCAACTGGTCGCGCGCGGTTTCGACCGCGACACCGTGGCCCGCATCGAGCGGCTGCTCTACATCGCTGAATATAAGCGCCGTCAATCGCCGCCGGGCGTGAAACTGGGCACCCGCAATTTCGGGCGCGACCGCCGCTATCCGATCACCAACGCATTTCGGACGATATAA
- a CDS encoding ribose-phosphate pyrophosphokinase, translating into MKLMTGNSNKPLAAAIADYIEIPLTDVSVRRFADEEVFVEIHENVRGEDVFVIQPTAYPTNDNLMELLIMIDALKRASAKRITAVIPYFGYARQDRKPGPRTPISAKLVANLITTAGADRVLSVDLHAGQIQGFFDIPTDNLFGAPVMSADIQARFGDKNIMVVSPDVGGVVRARALAKRLDNAPLAIVDKRRERAGESEVMNIIGDVKGRFCILIDDIVDSAGTLCNAAAALKAAGAEDVIAYVSHGVLSGGAVARVEASDLLELVITDSIQGTDAVNAARHIRHLPIAPLLGEAIKRIADESSVSSLFD; encoded by the coding sequence ATGAAGCTCATGACCGGCAATTCCAACAAGCCGCTCGCGGCCGCTATCGCCGACTATATCGAAATCCCCCTGACCGACGTCAGCGTCCGCCGCTTCGCCGACGAAGAGGTTTTCGTGGAAATTCATGAGAATGTCCGCGGCGAAGACGTGTTCGTGATCCAGCCCACGGCTTATCCGACCAACGACAATCTGATGGAATTGCTCATCATGATCGATGCGCTGAAACGCGCGTCGGCCAAACGAATCACCGCCGTCATCCCCTATTTCGGCTATGCCCGGCAGGACCGGAAGCCCGGTCCCCGCACGCCCATCAGCGCGAAACTGGTCGCCAATCTCATCACCACCGCCGGCGCCGACCGCGTCCTGTCGGTCGACCTGCACGCAGGGCAGATCCAGGGCTTCTTCGACATCCCGACCGACAATCTGTTCGGTGCGCCGGTGATGTCGGCCGATATCCAGGCGCGCTTCGGCGACAAGAATATCATGGTCGTGTCGCCCGACGTGGGCGGCGTGGTGCGCGCCCGCGCACTCGCCAAGCGCCTCGACAACGCCCCGCTCGCCATCGTCGACAAGCGCCGCGAGCGCGCGGGCGAATCGGAAGTGATGAACATCATCGGCGACGTGAAGGGCCGCTTCTGCATCCTGATCGACGATATCGTCGATTCGGCCGGAACCCTGTGCAACGCCGCCGCCGCCCTCAAGGCCGCGGGCGCCGAGGATGTGATCGCCTATGTCAGCCACGGCGTGCTGTCGGGCGGCGCGGTCGCGCGGGTCGAGGCGTCGGACCTGCTGGAACTGGTCATCACCGACTCGATCCAGGGCACCGACGCGGTCAACGCCGCCAGGCATATCCGCCACCTGCCCATCGCCCCGCTGCTGGGCGAAGCAATCAAGCGCATCGCTGACGAGAGTTCGGTTTCCAGCCTGTTCGACTGA
- a CDS encoding VOC family protein: MSGSPVIPCLRYANAPAAITFLCDAFGFDRHAVYPDDQDPTIIHHAQLVLGNGMVMLGSVKDVEGESLYTWSTARDLGGVTGCLYIVVPDPDAHCLHARNEGAVVVQEPKDNDGYPGRGYTALDPEGNVWSFGSYDPWAGPA, from the coding sequence ATGTCCGGTTCGCCTGTCATTCCATGCCTGCGCTACGCCAACGCGCCCGCTGCCATCACCTTCCTGTGCGACGCCTTCGGTTTTGACCGGCACGCCGTCTATCCGGACGATCAGGACCCGACCATCATCCATCATGCCCAACTGGTGCTGGGAAATGGCATGGTGATGCTGGGCAGCGTCAAGGATGTGGAGGGCGAATCGCTCTACACCTGGTCCACCGCGCGCGACCTGGGCGGCGTCACCGGCTGCCTCTATATCGTGGTGCCCGATCCCGACGCCCATTGCCTCCACGCCCGCAACGAAGGCGCGGTGGTGGTGCAGGAGCCGAAGGACAATGACGGCTATCCCGGCCGCGGCTACACCGCGCTCGATCCGGAGGGCAATGTCTGGAGTTTCGGCAGCTACGATCCCTGGGCAGGGCCGGCTTAA
- the hisN gene encoding histidinol-phosphatase, with protein MTTRDDLTLANRLADAAGAAIRPFFRARYDLEIKADKSPVTEADRAAEAAIRAILEKERPGDGIIGEEYGSVREDAERVWILDPIDGTRSFIAGRPIFGTLIALTQGGWPTIGIIDQPIAQERWAGMAGQPTTFNGQPVRTRACKALEGAGIATTSPHLFDDGDVPHYMALVAAVSGGAPRQGPVYGGDCYNYGLLASGFLDIVVESGLKSYDFAALVPVVEGAGGLMCDWNGEPLTAESEGHVLALGDPARLEDVLEALHDAGHDHDHSHH; from the coding sequence ATGACCACCCGCGACGACCTGACCCTTGCCAACCGCCTTGCCGACGCCGCCGGCGCGGCCATCCGTCCCTTTTTCCGCGCTCGTTACGATCTGGAGATCAAGGCGGATAAGTCCCCCGTAACGGAGGCCGACCGCGCCGCCGAAGCCGCGATCCGCGCGATCCTGGAGAAGGAGCGTCCTGGCGACGGCATCATCGGCGAGGAATATGGGTCAGTGCGGGAGGATGCGGAGCGGGTGTGGATTCTCGATCCGATCGACGGGACGCGCAGCTTCATCGCGGGGCGGCCGATCTTCGGCACGCTGATCGCGCTGACGCAAGGCGGCTGGCCGACCATCGGCATCATCGACCAGCCGATCGCGCAGGAACGCTGGGCGGGCATGGCCGGGCAGCCGACGACCTTCAACGGCCAGCCGGTCCGCACCCGCGCGTGCAAGGCGCTGGAAGGCGCAGGCATCGCCACGACCAGCCCGCACCTCTTCGACGATGGTGACGTGCCCCATTATATGGCGCTGGTTGCCGCCGTCTCCGGCGGGGCGCCGCGCCAGGGGCCGGTCTATGGCGGGGACTGTTATAATTACGGACTGCTGGCGTCCGGCTTCCTCGACATCGTCGTCGAATCGGGCCTGAAAAGCTATGACTTCGCCGCGCTGGTGCCGGTGGTAGAGGGCGCGGGCGGCCTGATGTGCGACTGGAATGGCGAACCGTTGACGGCGGAGAGCGAAGGCCATGTGCTGGCGCTGGGCGATCCGGCGCGGCTGGAGGATGTGCTGGAGGCGCTGCACGACGCCGGGCATGACCACGACCACAGTCATCATTGA
- a CDS encoding O-acetyl-ADP-ribose deacetylase has product MIVGATRWDVVTGDITRCATDAIVNAANNSLLGGGGVDGAIHRVAGPELLAECRAIGGCPTGEARITRGYGLPARYVIHTVGPVWSGGSRGERDLLASCYAHSLALARHHGLRSIAFPAISTGVYGFPKDQAARIAAAAVASALRRDPEAFDQIRFVCFDEATTALFDAAVRDETSDS; this is encoded by the coding sequence ATGATCGTCGGCGCGACCCGATGGGATGTCGTGACTGGCGACATCACTCGCTGCGCCACCGACGCCATCGTCAATGCCGCCAACAACAGCCTGCTCGGCGGGGGCGGCGTCGATGGGGCGATCCATCGCGTCGCCGGGCCTGAACTGCTGGCCGAATGTCGCGCCATCGGCGGATGCCCGACGGGCGAGGCGCGGATCACGCGCGGCTATGGCCTGCCCGCCCGCTATGTCATCCACACGGTCGGGCCGGTCTGGAGCGGCGGCAGCCGGGGCGAGCGCGACCTGCTGGCAAGCTGCTATGCCCATTCGTTGGCCCTGGCGCGGCATCATGGGCTGCGCAGCATCGCTTTCCCGGCGATCTCGACCGGCGTCTATGGTTTCCCGAAGGATCAGGCGGCGCGCATCGCCGCCGCCGCCGTGGCGTCCGCGCTGCGCCGCGATCCCGAAGCCTTCGACCAGATCCGCTTCGTCTGTTTCGACGAAGCAACCACCGCGCTGTTCGACGCCGCCGTCAGGGATGAAACTTCAGACTCATAA
- a CDS encoding VOC family protein: MSETPFVMPGVTAHLTIADGKAADAIGFYKAAFGATEQTRHLADDGARIMHAHLIVNDGPLMLNDHFHEMADGNPAPPPASVTLHLEVDDADRWWNRALEAGASVRFPIDNQFWGARYGQLIDPFGHVWSIGGPVKA; this comes from the coding sequence ATGAGCGAGACACCCTTCGTCATGCCGGGCGTCACCGCGCATTTGACTATCGCCGACGGCAAGGCGGCCGATGCGATCGGCTTCTACAAGGCGGCCTTCGGCGCGACCGAGCAGACGCGCCATCTGGCCGATGACGGCGCCCGCATCATGCACGCGCACCTCATCGTCAATGACGGCCCGCTGATGCTGAACGACCATTTCCATGAGATGGCCGACGGCAATCCCGCGCCGCCGCCGGCCAGCGTCACGCTCCATCTGGAAGTGGACGACGCCGATCGCTGGTGGAACCGCGCCCTGGAAGCCGGCGCCAGCGTCCGTTTCCCGATCGACAACCAGTTCTGGGGCGCGCGCTACGGCCAGTTGATCGATCCGTTCGGCCATGTCTGGTCGATCGGTGGCCCGGTAAAGGCGTAA
- the rpmI gene encoding 50S ribosomal protein L35 produces MPKMKTKSGVKKRFKFTATGKVKHGVAGKRHRLISHNAKYIRQNRGTSVLSDSDVAHVRLWAPYGLK; encoded by the coding sequence ATGCCCAAGATGAAGACCAAGAGCGGTGTGAAGAAGCGCTTCAAGTTCACCGCCACCGGCAAGGTCAAGCACGGCGTCGCTGGCAAGCGTCACCGCCTGATCTCGCATAACGCCAAATATATTCGCCAGAACCGCGGCACGTCCGTCCTGTCGGATTCGGATGTTGCCCATGTGCGCCTCTGGGCGCCCTACGGCCTGAAGTAA